A window of Cottoperca gobio chromosome 16, fCotGob3.1, whole genome shotgun sequence contains these coding sequences:
- the LOC115021185 gene encoding zinc finger and SCAN domain-containing protein 2 translates to MSIEYTIDIQLAELGYPDILQPGETSVGETPSHSPTSLSTTHVQRLVVRGQQSADGKEAGPAKQTSNNEQSTAVSTSPLSVTCTPRNPADLPQLIPEQDDKREKDVGGRGTTQDDSTEMQQDVANDSDDSEVYEEEELDEDDDDDDDDEEEGLHNESSHSGEYRCSVCDLQLPSKFKLQDHMNLHTGARPYCCAECGKRFCQIYSYRVHLRTHAQTKVDLLRCRVCLRGFASQEDLKLHLAKTHFEKKFYECDLCKRVFTSLKECESHVQLHKCKQDVVCAVCGRNFSSPKSLARHRRTTCHHNFKCTDCTKTFTKKNALLKHSFSHLGLLPYTCIRCRCHFRLAKLYRQHKCEPERIHCVACLREFLSQEDFQQHKKDTGCWGNQEPKGDEIRCLECGQRFDTSEELKKHAGAHQRVLKCAECGKGFRSALLLMSHMGGHAGKSPCLCQSCGLGFPHQQNYDSHLKTCGQTPQPASALKKRPASKSSSKKVGADTASLPAEPVKDSRSPGLVTGGVSAGYGPSDGLWKLTLNKRPPPGVKLVVFLPVCATQTNDLTLPPATSLTQPVPAMQGQTQDALPPLSNECLGGNVALGAPLNGPLNLVTGIKQDPELQAPLDLSKKCNSYKSALSNSSLLPIKSEPGEFKISGEANGTEKQECKNSYSKAIVKTNEVKPFKMDPMDFSSFKVNTTSSGLMIDFRKEPQSPAPDFDLWSSRSCQLTEKEMKIEVDISQPADVKKLTLQ, encoded by the exons ATGTCCATTGAATACACCATTGATATCCAGCTAGCAGAGTTGGGATATCCGGACATCTTACAGCCGGGGGAGACCTCGGTTGGAGAGACACCCAGTCACTCTCCCACTTCACTTTCAACCACACATGTACAAAGACTAGTGGTCAGAGGCCAGCAGTCAGCTGATGGCAAAGAAGCAGGTCCAGCAAAACAGACCTCAAATAATGAGCAAAGCACAGCGGTTTCTACATCACCTCTGTCAGTGACTTGCACACCTCGAAATCCCGCAGACCTTCCACAGCTAATACCTGAACAGGatgacaaaagagagaaagatgtcgGTGGCAGAGGCACTACACAGGACGATTCAACAGAGATGCAACAAGATGTGGCGAATGACTCCGATGACAGTGAGGTGTATGAGGAAGAAGAGcttgatgaggatgatgatgatgatgatgatgatgaggaggagggactACACAATG AGTCGAGTCATTCAGGAGAGTACCGCTGCAGTGTCTGTGATCTCCAGCTGCCCTCCAAATTCAAGCTCCAGGACCACATGAATCTGCACACTGGCGCACGCCCATACTGCTGTGCTGAATGTGGAAAGCGTTTCTGCCAAATTTACAGCTACCGTGTCCACCTGCGCACGCATGCCCAGACCAAAGTGGATCTTCTCCGGTGTCGTGTGTGTCTGAGGGGCTTTGCGTCACAGGAAGACTTGAAACTCCACCTGGCGAAAACTCACTTTGAGAAGAAGTTTTACGAGTGTGACCTGTGCAAACGTGTGTTCACTTCCCTGAAGGAGTGTGAATCTCATGTGCAGTTACACAAATGTAAGCAAGACGTCGTATGTGCGGTATGTGGCCGTAATTTCTCCTCTCCAAAATCTCTTGCGCGCCACCGGAGGACGACGTGCCATCacaattttaaatgtacagACTGCACAAAGACCTTTACTAAGAAGAATGCTCTCCTGAAACACAGCTTTTCCCATCTTGGTTTGTTGCCTTACACCTGCATACGATGCCGCTGCCACTTCCGCCTGGCAAAGCTGTACCGCCAACACAAGTGTGAACCCGAACGCATTCACTGTGTGGCGTGTCTGAGAGAGTTCCTCAGTCAGGAGGACTTCCAGCAGCACAAAAAGGACACAGGCTGCTGGGGCAATCAGGAGCCTAAGGGTGATGAGATCAGATGTTTGGAGTGCGGGCAGAGATTTGACACTTCCGAAGAGCTGAAGAAACATGCCGGGGCTCACCAGAGGGTGCTGAAATGTGCTGAATGCGGAAAGGGTTTCCGCTCTGCCTTGCTGTTAATGTCTCACATGGGCGGTCATGCAGGCAAGTCGCCCTGCCTTTGTCAGAGCTGCGGACTGGGCTTTCCCCACCAGCAGAACTACGACAGCCACCTTAAGACCTGTGGACAAACACCCCAGCCTGCG aGTGCTCTTAAGAAACGGCCGGCTTCGAAGAGCTCCTCAAAAAAGGTTGGCGCAGACACAGCCTCTCTGCCTGCTGAACCAGTGAAGGATTCTCGCAGTCCAGGACTTGTGACCGGGGGTGTGTCTGCTGGCTATGGTCCATCAGATGGATTATGGAAGCTAACCCTAAACAAACGGCCGCCTCCAGGTGTcaaacttgttgtttttcttcccgTCTGTGCAACTCAAACCAACGACCTGACACTCCCTCCTGCGACTTCTCTGACACAACCAGTTCCAGCTATGCAGGGCCAGACTCAAGACGCTCTTCCGCCTCTTTCAAATGAATGCCTTGGAGGGAATGTCGCTCTTGGAGCGCCGCTAAATGGCCCCCTGAATTTGGTAACTGGGATCAAACAGGATCCAGAGTTGCAAGCACCTCTGGATTTGTCTAAGAAGTGTAACTCGTACAAGTCTGCTCTGAGCAACAGTTCTCTTCTTCCTATTAAAAGTGAGCCAGGAGAATTTAAAATATCAGGAGAGGCTAATGGCACTGAAAAACAAGAATGTAAAAATAGCTACAGCAAAGCGAttgttaaaacaaatgaagtgaAGCCGTTTAAAATGGATCCTATGGATTTCTCCAGTTTTAAGGTTAATACTACATCCTCTGGACTTATGATAGACTTTAGGAAAGAGCCTCAGTCTCCTGCTCCTGATTTTGATTTGTGGTCATCCAGATCTTGCCAGctgacagagaaagaaatgaagatCGAGGTTGACATTTCACAGCCTGCTGATGTAAAGAAATTAACACTTCAATGA